In Tsuneonella dongtanensis, a single window of DNA contains:
- a CDS encoding MFS transporter, with amino-acid sequence MTGFRLIYAPTIIPAYLLAITGSPAAVGLGTALLQLGSTISPILSGARIEHRSHILRYSVGVGSLMRLAILGLALAGWFLTGQVLVFVTLALFLVLGFFSGAQRVAFQMLMAKVIPIARRGRLQGYRNLAGGLIAAVLAWVAGHWFIEGEVLGNGYSTTFLLAFVLTSFGLVALQWLIREPPAPASRPVVSLRERLGQIPQLFEHRDFTRFIIAQALATSIRIGGPFWTVYAGQRLGLSGALIGGLSLAFLGADTLSNLWWGPMGDRLGFRIVFLLALASTISGVGLLIFAGTSAPLFYLAFVLLGAGASGWMLAATTMVLEFGAHEDIPMRLAFLTTAEGAVASVGPVLAGLLVAAAGFGPLFAIILAALLAALVTMLVGVREPRGHDGGLV; translated from the coding sequence ACCGGGTTCCGGCTGATCTACGCGCCGACGATCATCCCCGCCTACCTCCTCGCGATCACCGGCAGCCCCGCCGCGGTCGGGCTCGGCACCGCGCTTCTCCAGCTCGGTTCGACCATCTCGCCGATCCTCTCGGGCGCGCGGATCGAACACCGCAGCCACATCCTGCGCTACTCGGTCGGCGTGGGCTCGCTGATGCGCCTTGCCATCCTCGGGCTTGCGCTCGCCGGGTGGTTCCTGACCGGGCAGGTTCTGGTGTTCGTCACGCTCGCGCTGTTCCTCGTGCTCGGGTTCTTCAGCGGGGCGCAGCGGGTGGCCTTCCAGATGCTGATGGCCAAGGTCATCCCGATAGCGCGTCGCGGGCGCCTGCAGGGCTATCGCAATCTGGCGGGCGGGCTGATCGCCGCCGTGCTGGCCTGGGTAGCCGGGCATTGGTTCATCGAAGGCGAAGTCCTGGGCAACGGGTATTCGACCACCTTCCTGCTGGCGTTCGTGCTGACCAGTTTCGGCCTCGTCGCCCTGCAATGGCTGATCCGCGAGCCCCCCGCCCCCGCCTCGCGGCCGGTCGTGTCGCTGCGTGAACGGCTCGGCCAGATACCGCAGCTGTTCGAGCATCGCGATTTCACGCGCTTCATCATCGCGCAGGCACTGGCGACTTCCATCCGCATCGGCGGGCCGTTCTGGACCGTGTATGCCGGCCAGCGCCTCGGCCTCAGTGGCGCGCTGATCGGCGGCCTCAGTCTGGCATTCCTGGGGGCCGACACATTGTCGAACCTGTGGTGGGGGCCGATGGGCGACCGCTTAGGCTTCCGCATCGTGTTCCTGCTGGCGCTGGCTTCGACGATCTCTGGGGTGGGCCTGCTGATCTTCGCCGGGACGAGCGCGCCGCTGTTCTATTTGGCGTTCGTGCTGCTGGGCGCCGGAGCATCGGGCTGGATGCTCGCAGCCACGACCATGGTGCTCGAATTCGGGGCGCACGAGGACATTCCGATGCGGCTGGCATTCCTCACCACTGCGGAAGGTGCCGTCGCATCCGTCGGGCCGGTCCTCGCGGGCCTGCTGGTGGCCGCCGCCGGGTTCGGGCCGCTGTTCGCGATCATCCTGGCCGCGCTACTGGCCGCGCTGGTGACGATGCTCGTGGGCGTGCGCGAACCGCGCGGGCACGATGGCGGACTTGTGTAA